A DNA window from Streptomyces bacillaris contains the following coding sequences:
- a CDS encoding glycosyltransferase family 2 protein: MTVHHLPQPPSDDELYWYFGPQRRWVLVSSSLAFVFTAATMFAFALRTPALWAFLAVLALNVVALALSSVNGLRQRRLTRASHEVLVHAWAPAELPTVDLYLPTCGEPLPVLANAYRAVAAVDWPGALTVWVLDDGDRPEVAELAARYGYTYVVRPDRGHLKKAGNLNHALTLSSSEYIAILDADFAPRPDFLRHLVPYLADPAVGIVQSPQCFDTDGTMGWIQRAAGSAQEWFFRWIQPSRDASDAAICCGSNAVYRRTAIDLAGGFARLDHSEDLYTGLALHEQGFRTLYVPVLVAKGTSPDELTSYVNQQYRWAMGNLHLLGTPVLKRMRAPWRMRLCFYEGVVGYLTTAVNTFAAPLPPLVMMFWYPDHIRPWHVLPLLAPLWLWHVLLPRISRTRWRVEVIRANVLTSVAAATAFWHTLRGRSAAWVPTGVRSRGSSGSMARRVVGVSLVWLALSNGAATAGLALAVARNGWEPNWGLLLYLLVQLQINVPLIRDLWAELRPGAGAEAKAGVSAGAVVSTTAGTGPGASGLLDRLRASPSGVLPRRWPETLAASALLLLTGLLASGWVNPMLPWSS; this comes from the coding sequence ATGACCGTGCATCACCTTCCGCAACCTCCGTCCGACGACGAGCTGTACTGGTACTTCGGGCCACAGCGCCGCTGGGTGCTGGTGAGCAGCTCGCTGGCCTTCGTCTTCACGGCGGCCACCATGTTCGCCTTCGCGTTACGGACCCCGGCTCTCTGGGCGTTCCTCGCGGTTCTCGCCCTCAACGTCGTGGCGCTGGCGCTCTCCTCGGTCAACGGCCTGCGTCAGCGGCGGCTCACCCGGGCCTCGCACGAGGTGCTCGTCCACGCCTGGGCGCCCGCCGAACTCCCCACCGTGGACCTGTACCTGCCGACCTGCGGCGAACCGCTTCCCGTCCTCGCCAACGCCTACCGCGCGGTCGCCGCCGTGGACTGGCCCGGCGCGCTGACCGTCTGGGTGCTGGACGACGGCGACCGGCCGGAGGTCGCGGAGCTGGCCGCCCGATACGGCTACACCTACGTCGTCCGCCCCGACCGGGGCCACCTGAAGAAGGCGGGCAACCTCAACCACGCGCTGACGCTGAGCAGTTCGGAGTACATCGCGATCCTGGACGCGGACTTCGCGCCCCGCCCGGACTTCCTGCGCCACCTCGTCCCGTATCTCGCGGACCCCGCCGTCGGCATCGTGCAGAGCCCCCAGTGCTTCGACACCGACGGCACGATGGGGTGGATCCAGCGCGCCGCCGGCTCGGCCCAGGAGTGGTTCTTCCGGTGGATCCAGCCGTCCCGGGACGCCAGTGACGCCGCCATCTGCTGCGGCTCCAACGCCGTCTACCGGCGCACCGCGATCGACCTGGCGGGCGGCTTCGCCCGGCTCGACCACAGCGAGGACCTGTACACCGGGCTCGCCCTGCACGAGCAGGGGTTCCGCACCCTGTACGTCCCCGTCCTGGTCGCCAAGGGCACCTCGCCCGACGAGCTGACCTCCTACGTCAACCAGCAGTACCGGTGGGCGATGGGCAACCTCCACCTCCTCGGGACGCCGGTCCTGAAGCGGATGCGGGCGCCCTGGCGGATGCGGCTCTGCTTCTACGAAGGTGTGGTCGGCTACCTCACCACCGCCGTGAACACCTTCGCCGCGCCGCTGCCGCCGCTGGTGATGATGTTCTGGTACCCGGACCACATCCGACCCTGGCACGTGCTGCCGCTGCTCGCCCCGCTCTGGCTCTGGCATGTGCTGCTGCCCCGGATCAGCCGGACCCGCTGGCGCGTCGAGGTGATCCGGGCCAACGTCCTGACCAGCGTGGCCGCCGCCACCGCGTTCTGGCACACCCTGCGGGGCCGCAGCGCCGCGTGGGTGCCCACGGGGGTGCGCTCCAGGGGGAGTTCGGGGTCGATGGCCCGCCGGGTGGTGGGCGTCTCGCTGGTCTGGCTCGCCCTCTCCAACGGGGCCGCGACGGCCGGGCTGGCGCTGGCCGTGGCCCGTAACGGCTGGGAGCCCAACTGGGGTCTGCTGCTCTACCTGTTGGTGCAGCTCCAGATCAATGTGCCGCTGATCCGGGACCTGTGGGCCGAGCTGCGACCGGGAGCGGGCGCGGAGGCGAAGGCAGGGGTCTCGGCGGGAGCGGTGGTGAGCACGACGGCGGGAACCGGACCGGGGGCGAGCGGCCTGCTCGACCGGCTCCGCGCCTCCCCCTCCGGCGTGCTGCCCCGCCGCTGGCCCGAAACCCTCGCCGCCTCCGCCCTCCTCCTGCTCACCGGTCTGCTCGCCTCGGGGTGGGTCAACCCGATGCTCCCCTGGTCGAGCTGA
- a CDS encoding phosphatase, with protein MPIPSRAALVDHLVRTRIAGDVATPRDNNLSHYRKLANGDRHYWLGLELGDRWTDEQDVLAVMAERCGVNDDPAHRAGQDTIDPELTVDALERMAARLRKAADGRERVLFATGHPGGLLDVHRRTADALRRAGCEIVRIPSGLIADEGLVVQFADVAMLERGATLWHTHSPAPMAAILDAMAHLDRPLPDLVVADHGWAGCAGQRGVDAIGYADCNDPALFLGESEGTLQVTVPLDDHVTDPRSYDPMTEYLLHAAGLLEDDDAPVQEPEPAA; from the coding sequence ATGCCGATACCCAGCCGCGCCGCCCTCGTCGACCACCTCGTCCGTACGCGTATCGCGGGGGACGTGGCCACGCCTCGCGACAACAACCTCTCCCACTACCGCAAGCTCGCCAACGGTGACCGTCACTACTGGCTGGGCCTGGAGCTGGGCGACCGCTGGACCGACGAGCAGGACGTGCTCGCGGTGATGGCCGAGCGGTGCGGGGTGAACGACGACCCCGCGCACCGGGCGGGCCAGGACACCATCGACCCCGAGCTGACGGTCGACGCCCTGGAGCGGATGGCGGCCCGCCTGCGCAAGGCCGCCGACGGCCGGGAGCGGGTCCTCTTCGCCACCGGCCACCCCGGCGGCCTGCTGGACGTGCACCGGCGGACGGCGGACGCGCTGCGCCGCGCGGGCTGCGAGATCGTCCGCATCCCGTCGGGGCTGATCGCGGACGAGGGGCTCGTCGTCCAGTTCGCGGACGTCGCGATGCTGGAGCGCGGGGCCACCCTCTGGCACACCCACTCCCCGGCCCCGATGGCGGCCATCCTGGACGCCATGGCCCACCTGGACCGCCCGCTGCCCGACCTCGTCGTCGCGGACCACGGCTGGGCGGGATGCGCGGGCCAGCGCGGGGTGGACGCGATCGGGTACGCGGACTGCAACGACCCGGCCCTCTTCCTCGGCGAGTCGGAGGGCACCCTCCAGGTCACCGTCCCGCTGGACGACCACGTCACCGACCCGCGCTCCTACGACCCGATGACGGAGTACCTGCTGCACGCGGCGGGGCTGCTGGAGGACGACGACGCGCCGGTCCAGGAGCCCGAACCGGCCGCGTAA
- a CDS encoding cation diffusion facilitator family transporter: MSDAQATGADGKADGEESTFTVVVAALANLGIAVAKAVAGLISGSSAMLSEAAHSVADTVTEVMLLTALKRSGKPADEDHPLGYGPERYIWAMLASIATFVGGAVFAVYDGVHTLVAGEELGNPLVSYVVLGIAFLLEGFSLRTGVRQVRREAARLRVPDTYYLRHTPDTAVKAVVMEDSAALIGLLLAAGGLLGGQLTGSGVWDGIASCLIGLLLVYVAWVLGRSNAQLLIGRPLPAAMRAGVREELRSVPHIVDVLELTTLIQGPAEIMIAAKVDFRDMATAAEVEWACEEAEAQLRERFPSVRRVYLDPTPGRGQRRPPAP, encoded by the coding sequence ATGAGCGATGCGCAGGCGACCGGGGCGGACGGGAAGGCAGACGGCGAGGAGTCCACCTTCACCGTGGTCGTGGCGGCCCTCGCCAATCTCGGAATCGCCGTGGCGAAGGCCGTCGCCGGGCTGATCAGCGGATCGAGCGCGATGCTCTCCGAGGCGGCCCACTCGGTCGCGGACACCGTCACCGAGGTCATGCTCCTCACCGCGCTCAAGCGGAGCGGGAAGCCGGCCGACGAGGACCATCCGCTCGGTTACGGCCCCGAGCGGTACATCTGGGCCATGCTCGCCTCGATCGCCACCTTCGTCGGCGGCGCGGTCTTCGCCGTCTACGACGGGGTGCACACGCTGGTCGCGGGCGAGGAGCTGGGCAACCCGCTCGTCTCGTACGTCGTCCTCGGCATCGCCTTCCTGCTGGAGGGGTTCTCCCTGCGCACCGGCGTCAGACAGGTGCGGCGCGAGGCGGCCCGGCTGCGGGTGCCGGACACGTACTACCTGCGCCACACCCCCGACACCGCGGTGAAGGCCGTCGTCATGGAGGACTCGGCGGCCCTGATCGGGCTGCTGCTGGCGGCGGGCGGGCTGCTCGGCGGGCAGCTGACGGGGTCCGGGGTCTGGGACGGGATCGCGTCCTGTCTGATCGGCCTGCTCCTGGTGTACGTGGCCTGGGTGCTCGGCCGGTCCAACGCGCAGCTGCTCATCGGGCGCCCGCTGCCCGCGGCGATGCGGGCGGGGGTGCGCGAGGAGCTGCGGTCGGTCCCCCACATCGTCGACGTACTGGAGCTGACCACGCTCATCCAGGGACCGGCCGAGATCATGATCGCCGCGAAGGTCGACTTCCGGGACATGGCCACGGCGGCGGAGGTCGAGTGGGCCTGCGAGGAGGCGGAGGCGCAGCTGCGGGAGCGGTTCCCCTCGGTGCGGCGGGTGTATCTGGACCCGACGCCGGGGCGCGGACAGCGGCGGCCTCCCGCGCCCTGA
- a CDS encoding acyl-CoA thioesterase — protein sequence MSAALDSLLDLLDLERIERDIFRGTSRSAVVPRVFGGQVAAQALVAAGRTVPADRGAHSLHAYFLRAGDPGAPIVYTVDRIRDGKSFTTRRVVAVQHGQPIFHLSASFQSHEEGLEHQADMPASPDPETLPTAAEMLPRYAHLFADPGMADRLSEARAAVDLRYVDEPPFGTVGEAREPRSQVWFRTNGKLADDPLLHVCMATYVSDMTLLDSVLLAHGRGGWAVGDVVGASLDHAMWFHRPFRADEWLLYDQESPSASGGRGLGQARIYTADGRLAITVIQEGVVRVPRG from the coding sequence ATGAGCGCAGCACTCGATTCCCTGCTCGATCTGCTCGACCTGGAGCGGATCGAGCGGGACATCTTCCGGGGCACGAGCCGCAGTGCGGTCGTGCCCCGGGTGTTCGGCGGGCAGGTCGCGGCCCAGGCGCTGGTCGCCGCGGGCCGGACGGTCCCGGCAGACCGGGGTGCCCATTCCCTGCACGCGTACTTCCTGCGCGCGGGCGATCCGGGCGCGCCCATCGTCTACACCGTGGACCGCATCCGCGACGGGAAGTCCTTCACCACCCGCCGGGTCGTCGCCGTCCAGCACGGGCAGCCGATCTTCCACCTCTCGGCCTCCTTCCAGAGTCACGAGGAGGGGCTGGAGCACCAGGCGGACATGCCCGCCTCGCCCGATCCGGAGACCCTGCCCACGGCCGCCGAGATGCTGCCCCGGTACGCGCACCTCTTCGCGGACCCGGGGATGGCGGACCGGCTGAGCGAGGCGCGGGCCGCCGTCGATCTGCGGTACGTGGACGAGCCGCCGTTCGGGACCGTGGGCGAGGCGCGCGAGCCGCGTTCGCAGGTCTGGTTCCGGACCAACGGCAAGCTGGCGGACGACCCGCTGCTGCACGTCTGCATGGCCACGTACGTCTCCGACATGACCCTGCTGGACTCGGTGCTCCTGGCCCACGGGCGGGGCGGCTGGGCGGTCGGGGACGTGGTCGGGGCGAGTCTGGACCACGCGATGTGGTTCCACCGGCCGTTCCGGGCGGACGAATGGCTGCTGTACGACCAGGAGTCGCCGTCGGCCTCCGGCGGGCGGGGGCTGGGCCAGGCCCGGATCTACACCGCCGACGGGCGCCTCGCGATCACCGTCATCCAGGAGGGTGTCGTCCGCGTGCCCCGGGGATGA